AACGCCGAGCGGTTCACCATCTCGCGCCAGCGGCCCCCGTAGGTGCTGCGCGCGACCCAGCCGCGCCAGAAGTTCACCGTCTGCTTGAAGGCGTCACTCTCGTAGTCGGGCTGCTGCGAGGGTGACGGCTCCTGCGTTAGCACCACCTCGAGGACGAACCAGGCGGAGGTGTCGGCGCCCAGCGTGAACTCGGCCAGGGCCGCGCCGTTCTCGAGGCGCATCGGGACCGACGACCGCAAGCGCAGCACCAGCTCGCTGTCGCCGGAGGGCCCGACGAAGAGCACCTCGGTGTCGCTCCGACGCTCGGCCGTGTGGGTGGCGCGCGCATAGTCGAAGCGCGGATCGCAGCGCATCTGGAAGCGCACCTCGCCCCGCACCGTCTTCGCCCGCCGCACCAGGTTGTGCGCCAGCCCCGCGTCTTCCACGGGCATGAAGTCGGACAGCTCGGCGACGCCATGGGCGTCGAGG
This genomic window from Deltaproteobacteria bacterium contains:
- a CDS encoding glycoside hydrolase family 15 protein, with the protein product MASRYAPIGDYGVIGDLYTVALVGMDGSIDFLCLPHFDSPSVFAALVDAERGGRFQISPLLEGAARKQLYLPDTNVLLTRFLDAHGVAELSDFMPVEDAGLAHNLVRRAKTVRGEVRFQMRCDPRFDYARATHTAERRSDTEVLFVGPSGDSELVLRLRSSVPMRLENGAALAEFTLGADTSAWFVLEVVLTQEPSPSQQPDYESDAFKQTVNFWRGWVARSTYGGRWREMVNRSA